One genomic segment of Paraburkholderia caffeinilytica includes these proteins:
- a CDS encoding enoyl-CoA hydratase translates to MAYENILVETRGRVGLVTLNRPKALNALNDALMDELGVALREFDTDDAIGAIVVTGSEKAFAAGADIGMMATYSYMDVYKGDYITRNWETVRSIRKPIIAAVAGFALGGGCELAMMCDIIFAADTAKFGQPEIKLGIMPGAGGTQRLPRAVSKAKAMDLCLTARFMDAAEAERAGLVSRVIPAASLLDEAVAAAATIAEFPLPAVMMVKESVNRAYETTLAEGVHFERRLFHSLFATEDQKEGMAAFVEKRKPVFKHR, encoded by the coding sequence ATGGCTTACGAGAACATTCTGGTTGAGACGCGTGGACGGGTCGGTTTGGTCACATTGAATCGCCCGAAGGCGTTGAACGCACTGAACGACGCGTTGATGGACGAACTGGGTGTAGCGCTACGGGAGTTCGATACCGACGACGCGATTGGTGCGATCGTGGTGACCGGCAGCGAGAAGGCGTTTGCCGCCGGCGCCGACATCGGCATGATGGCGACCTATTCCTATATGGACGTCTACAAGGGCGACTACATCACCCGCAACTGGGAAACGGTGCGCTCGATTCGCAAGCCGATCATTGCTGCGGTGGCGGGATTCGCGCTTGGCGGTGGCTGCGAGTTAGCCATGATGTGCGACATCATTTTCGCCGCCGATACTGCGAAGTTCGGTCAGCCGGAAATCAAGCTGGGCATCATGCCGGGTGCGGGCGGCACGCAACGGCTCCCGCGCGCAGTCTCCAAGGCGAAAGCGATGGACCTTTGCCTGACCGCCCGCTTCATGGATGCTGCTGAGGCCGAGCGCGCCGGATTGGTTTCGCGGGTGATTCCAGCGGCTTCGCTGCTTGACGAGGCGGTGGCGGCCGCCGCAACCATCGCTGAATTCCCGTTGCCTGCGGTGATGATGGTCAAGGAATCGGTTAATCGCGCATACGAAACGACGCTTGCAGAGGGCGTGCATTTCGAGCGTCGCCTCTTCCATTCGCTCTTCGCTACGGAAGATCAGAAGGAGGGGATGGCCGCGTTCGTCGAGAAGCGCAAACCGGTTTTCAAGCATCGTTAA
- the paaN gene encoding phenylacetic acid degradation protein PaaN: MTHPLFTKHEDTLQKALTAVETRGYWSPFVEMPSPKVYGETANADGEAAFKAHLNKAFELDQPSTGETVGAEVSPFGFPLGIRYPKANPDSLISAAAAAQRGWRAAGPQAWIGVCLEILARVNRASFEIGYSVMHTTGQAFMMAFQAGGPHAQDRALEAVVYAWDQLRSIPADAHWEKPQGKNPPLAMHKRYTVVPRGTGLVLGCCTFPTWNGYPGLFADLATGNTVIVKPHPGAILPLALTVRIARDVLREAGFDPNVVTLLATEPNDGALVQSLALRPEIKLIDFTGSTQNGTWLERHAHQAQVYTEKAGVNQIVIDSADDIKATARNIAFSLALYSGQMCTAPQNIYVPRNGIRTAEGTLSFDEVAQTIAGAVQKLVADPARAVELLGAIQNEGVTQRIDEAAKLGHVLVESQSLEHPAFAGARVRTPLVLQLDAATDHAQFTKEWFGPISFVIATDSTAQSLDLAGAIAAEHGALTLSVYSTDEAVLEEAHEASIRGGVALSINLTGGVFVNQSAAFSDFHGTGANPAANAALADAAFVANRFRVVQSRVHVEPKAAPAVPG; this comes from the coding sequence ATGACACATCCGCTATTCACCAAGCACGAAGACACGCTGCAAAAGGCACTCACCGCGGTTGAAACGCGCGGCTACTGGAGCCCGTTCGTCGAGATGCCCAGCCCGAAAGTGTACGGGGAAACAGCTAACGCGGACGGCGAAGCCGCATTCAAAGCGCATCTGAACAAAGCGTTTGAACTGGATCAGCCGTCGACCGGCGAAACGGTCGGCGCCGAAGTCTCGCCGTTCGGGTTTCCGCTCGGCATACGCTATCCGAAGGCCAATCCCGACTCGCTGATCTCCGCAGCCGCCGCCGCACAACGTGGCTGGCGCGCGGCCGGTCCTCAGGCATGGATCGGCGTATGTCTCGAAATTCTCGCGCGCGTTAATCGCGCCAGCTTCGAAATCGGCTACAGCGTGATGCACACAACGGGTCAGGCATTCATGATGGCCTTCCAGGCGGGCGGCCCGCACGCACAAGACCGTGCGCTCGAAGCGGTCGTATACGCGTGGGACCAGCTACGCAGTATTCCCGCCGACGCCCACTGGGAAAAGCCACAAGGCAAAAATCCGCCGCTCGCCATGCACAAGCGCTACACCGTCGTGCCGCGCGGCACCGGTCTGGTGCTCGGCTGCTGCACCTTTCCGACATGGAATGGCTACCCAGGCCTCTTCGCCGATCTGGCCACAGGCAACACCGTCATCGTCAAGCCACATCCGGGCGCGATTCTGCCGCTCGCGCTAACCGTACGCATTGCGCGTGATGTGCTGCGCGAGGCCGGATTCGATCCGAATGTCGTCACGTTGCTAGCCACGGAACCGAACGACGGCGCGCTCGTCCAGAGTCTGGCACTGCGCCCTGAAATCAAGCTAATCGACTTCACAGGCAGCACGCAAAACGGCACGTGGCTCGAACGCCATGCGCATCAAGCGCAGGTCTACACCGAAAAAGCCGGCGTCAACCAGATCGTGATCGACTCGGCTGACGACATCAAAGCCACCGCTCGCAATATTGCCTTCTCGCTCGCGCTGTACTCGGGCCAGATGTGCACCGCCCCGCAAAACATCTATGTACCGCGCAACGGCATCCGCACCGCTGAAGGCACGCTCAGTTTCGACGAAGTCGCCCAGACTATCGCCGGCGCAGTACAAAAACTGGTTGCGGACCCTGCGCGCGCAGTCGAACTACTCGGCGCGATCCAGAACGAAGGCGTAACGCAACGTATCGACGAAGCGGCCAAGCTTGGCCACGTTCTAGTAGAAAGCCAATCGCTCGAACATCCGGCTTTTGCCGGCGCTCGCGTGCGCACACCGCTCGTGCTCCAGCTGGACGCCGCCACCGATCACGCCCAGTTCACCAAAGAGTGGTTCGGCCCGATCTCGTTCGTGATCGCGACGGACTCGACAGCGCAGTCGCTCGACCTTGCCGGCGCAATTGCCGCTGAGCACGGCGCGCTGACGCTGTCGGTCTACAGTACAGATGAAGCCGTGCTCGAAGAGGCGCACGAAGCATCGATCCGCGGCGGCGTAGCACTCTCAATCAATTTGACGGGCGGCGTTTTCGTCAATCAGTCGGCCGCCTTCTCGGACTTCCATGGCACGGGCGCAAACCCGGCGGCAAATGCCGCGCTGGCCGACGCAGCCTTTGTCGCGAACCGCTTCCGCGTCGTTCAAAGTCGCGTTCATGTTGAACCGAAAGCGGCACCGGCGGTACCTGGCTGA
- the pcaF gene encoding 3-oxoadipyl-CoA thiolase, which produces MNDAFICDAIRTPIGRYGGALKDVRADDLGAVPIKALIERNPGVDWRAIDDVIYGCANQAGDDNRNVARMSALLAGLPTDAPGATINRLCGSGMDAVGTAARAIKAGETRLMIAGGVESMTRAPFVMGKATSAFSRQADIYDTTIGWRFINPLMKRQYGVDSMPETAENVAVEFGISRADQDAFALASQRKAARAQRDGTLAQEIVAVEIAQKKGDPVRVTLDEHPRETSLESLGKLKGVVRPDGSVTAGNASGVNDGACAMLLANQEAAEQYGLRRRARVVGMATAGVEPRIMGIGPAPATQKLLKQLNMTLDQFDVIELNEAFASQGLAVLRTLGLRDDDPRVNPNGGAIALGHPLGASGARLITTALYQLERINGRFALCTMCIGVGQGIALAIERV; this is translated from the coding sequence ATGAACGACGCCTTCATTTGCGACGCGATTCGCACTCCAATCGGCCGTTACGGCGGCGCCCTGAAAGATGTCCGCGCGGATGACCTGGGTGCGGTGCCGATCAAGGCACTGATCGAGCGCAATCCGGGAGTCGACTGGCGGGCAATCGACGACGTGATCTACGGTTGCGCCAATCAGGCGGGTGACGACAACCGCAACGTCGCGCGTATGTCCGCATTGCTGGCCGGCCTGCCCACTGATGCCCCCGGTGCAACCATCAACCGCCTGTGCGGATCGGGCATGGACGCGGTCGGCACCGCTGCTCGCGCCATCAAGGCGGGCGAAACGCGGTTGATGATCGCCGGTGGCGTCGAAAGCATGACACGCGCGCCGTTCGTGATGGGCAAGGCCACTAGTGCGTTCTCGCGGCAGGCCGACATTTACGACACGACCATCGGCTGGCGCTTCATCAATCCGCTGATGAAACGCCAATATGGCGTCGACTCGATGCCGGAGACCGCGGAAAACGTGGCCGTCGAGTTCGGCATAAGCCGCGCGGATCAGGACGCCTTTGCTCTGGCGAGTCAGCGGAAGGCGGCTCGCGCGCAGCGTGACGGCACGCTCGCTCAGGAAATCGTCGCCGTCGAAATAGCGCAGAAGAAGGGCGACCCCGTCCGCGTGACGCTCGACGAGCATCCGCGCGAGACGTCGCTCGAAAGCCTGGGCAAGCTCAAGGGCGTGGTCCGTCCCGACGGTAGCGTAACGGCCGGCAATGCATCCGGCGTGAACGACGGCGCGTGCGCAATGCTGCTCGCAAATCAGGAAGCTGCCGAGCAATACGGGCTGCGTCGCCGCGCACGTGTCGTGGGCATGGCGACGGCGGGTGTCGAGCCGCGCATCATGGGCATCGGCCCGGCACCGGCCACGCAAAAGCTGCTGAAGCAACTGAACATGACGCTCGACCAATTCGACGTGATCGAGTTGAACGAAGCGTTCGCGTCGCAAGGGCTGGCGGTTTTGCGCACACTCGGTCTGCGCGATGACGATCCGCGTGTCAATCCGAACGGCGGAGCGATTGCGCTTGGCCATCCGCTCGGCGCATCCGGCGCGCGTTTGATCACCACGGCGCTTTACCAGCTAGAACGAATCAACGGCCGATTTGCGCTTTGCACGATGTGCATCGGCGTGGGTCAAGGCATCGCGTTGGCGATCGAGCGGGTCTGA
- the paaG gene encoding 2-(1,2-epoxy-1,2-dihydrophenyl)acetyl-CoA isomerase PaaG: MSYEAIRVDLDASSRVATITLNRPDKLNSFTRAMHLELSSALGEVEASGARALVLTGAGRGFCAGQDLADLDFTPGAMTDLGELIDAHFNPLIRRLQALPLPVIAAVNGTAAGAGANLALACDLVLAARSASFIQAFVKIGLVPDSGGTWFLPQRVGMARALGLAITGDKLSAEKAESWGLIWQTVDDTELATTASKLAAQLAQQPTRAIAAIKQAMRAGATQTLDQQLDLERNLQRELGASRDYAEGVQAFVEKRAPRFEGR; the protein is encoded by the coding sequence ATGTCATATGAAGCGATTCGCGTCGACCTGGACGCATCGAGCCGCGTAGCGACCATCACACTGAACCGCCCGGACAAGCTCAACAGCTTTACGCGCGCGATGCACCTGGAATTGAGCTCAGCACTCGGCGAGGTCGAAGCGTCCGGCGCTCGTGCGCTCGTGCTGACCGGTGCTGGCCGCGGCTTCTGCGCCGGACAGGATCTCGCGGATCTCGACTTCACGCCGGGCGCGATGACCGATCTGGGCGAACTGATCGACGCACATTTCAATCCGCTGATTCGCCGCCTTCAAGCACTGCCATTGCCCGTGATCGCTGCGGTCAACGGCACGGCCGCCGGCGCCGGCGCCAATCTGGCGCTGGCTTGCGATCTCGTGCTTGCCGCGCGTTCTGCCAGCTTCATTCAGGCATTCGTGAAAATCGGCCTCGTGCCGGATTCGGGTGGCACCTGGTTTCTGCCGCAGCGCGTCGGCATGGCGCGCGCCTTGGGTCTTGCCATTACAGGCGACAAACTGAGCGCGGAGAAAGCCGAGAGTTGGGGGCTGATCTGGCAAACGGTCGATGACACCGAGCTAGCCACCACGGCAAGCAAACTCGCGGCACAACTGGCGCAGCAACCCACGCGCGCCATCGCCGCGATCAAGCAGGCGATGCGCGCCGGTGCGACACAAACACTGGATCAGCAGCTCGATCTCGAACGCAACCTGCAACGCGAGCTCGGTGCTTCGCGCGACTACGCGGAAGGCGTGCAAGCATTCGTGGAAAAACGCGCGCCGCGCTTCGAGGGTCGCTGA
- the paaI gene encoding hydroxyphenylacetyl-CoA thioesterase PaaI: MSAQPDHPAQMTPDELARATAAAMYENDACSQALGLEIVEVRPGYARLRMAVRDDFLNGHQICHGGLIFTLADSTFAFACNTYNVNTVAAGCSIEFLRPVRGGDVLTAEAVEQTLSGRTGIYDIRVTNRAEETVAMFRGKSAQIKGTLIPTGTGD; the protein is encoded by the coding sequence ATGTCCGCGCAACCAGACCACCCCGCCCAGATGACACCTGACGAACTCGCTCGCGCAACCGCGGCCGCCATGTATGAAAACGACGCGTGCAGCCAGGCGCTCGGCCTCGAAATCGTAGAAGTGCGCCCAGGGTACGCGCGCCTGCGCATGGCCGTGCGCGACGACTTCCTGAACGGCCATCAGATCTGCCACGGCGGTCTGATCTTCACGCTCGCTGATTCGACGTTCGCTTTCGCTTGCAACACATACAACGTCAACACCGTTGCAGCGGGCTGCTCGATCGAGTTCCTGCGGCCTGTGCGAGGCGGCGACGTGTTGACGGCTGAAGCGGTCGAACAGACGCTGAGCGGCCGCACCGGTATTTACGATATTCGCGTCACGAATCGCGCAGAAGAGACCGTTGCGATGTTTCGCGGCAAATCCGCGCAGATCAAAGGCACCCTGATTCCCACGGGTACGGGTGATTGA
- the paaK gene encoding phenylacetate--CoA ligase PaaK — translation MTTALPLDPIETASRDELAALQLERLKWSLNHAYENSPVYRQKFDEAGVHPSEVKTLSDLARFPFTTKKDLRDSYPFGMFAVPQEQISRIHASSGTTGKPTVVGYTARDIDTWANLVARSIRAAGAKRGDKVHVSYGYGLFTGGLGAHYGAERAGLTVIPFGGGQTEKQVQLIQDFRPDIIMVTPSYMLSIADELERQGIDPANCSLRLGIFGAEPWTNDMRQAIEKRMGIDAVDIYGLSEVMGPGVASECVETKDGPTIWEDHFYPEIIDPETGEVLPDGELGELVFTSLTKEALPIIRYRTRDLTRLLPGSARTMRRMEKITGRSDDMMIVRGVNVFPTQIEELLLKQHALAPHYQIVLTKEGPLDVLTLNVEPCPESAPDTAALTTAKQALTYDIKALIGVSAIVNVLGVNGIERSVGKARRVVDKRKSGL, via the coding sequence ATGACCACCGCCCTCCCGCTCGATCCCATCGAGACAGCCAGCCGCGACGAACTTGCCGCGCTCCAACTCGAGCGGCTCAAATGGTCGCTGAACCACGCTTATGAAAATTCGCCGGTGTATCGGCAAAAATTCGATGAAGCCGGCGTTCACCCGAGCGAAGTGAAAACTCTTTCGGACCTGGCACGCTTCCCCTTCACCACCAAGAAGGATCTGCGCGACAGCTACCCGTTCGGCATGTTCGCGGTACCGCAGGAACAGATCTCGCGGATCCACGCGTCGTCAGGAACGACGGGCAAGCCCACAGTTGTTGGCTACACGGCCCGCGATATAGACACATGGGCGAATCTCGTCGCACGTTCGATCCGCGCCGCGGGTGCAAAACGCGGCGACAAGGTTCACGTGAGCTACGGCTACGGCCTGTTCACAGGCGGCCTGGGCGCACACTATGGCGCCGAACGCGCGGGGCTGACGGTGATTCCGTTCGGCGGCGGCCAGACTGAAAAGCAGGTGCAACTGATTCAGGACTTCCGGCCTGACATCATCATGGTGACGCCGAGCTATATGTTGTCGATCGCCGACGAGCTCGAACGGCAAGGCATCGATCCGGCGAATTGTTCGCTACGTCTCGGCATCTTCGGCGCGGAACCGTGGACCAACGACATGCGCCAGGCAATCGAAAAGCGCATGGGCATCGATGCTGTGGATATCTACGGTTTGTCTGAAGTGATGGGACCTGGCGTCGCGTCAGAATGCGTCGAGACCAAAGACGGCCCGACCATTTGGGAAGACCATTTCTACCCCGAGATCATCGATCCTGAAACCGGCGAAGTGCTGCCCGACGGCGAGCTCGGCGAGCTGGTATTCACGTCGTTGACGAAGGAAGCGCTGCCGATCATCCGCTACCGAACGCGCGACCTGACCCGCCTCCTGCCGGGCAGCGCGCGCACCATGCGCCGGATGGAAAAGATCACAGGCCGTTCGGACGATATGATGATCGTGCGCGGCGTCAACGTGTTCCCGACGCAAATCGAAGAATTGCTACTCAAGCAACACGCCCTCGCGCCGCACTATCAAATCGTGCTGACGAAGGAAGGGCCGCTCGACGTATTGACGTTGAACGTCGAGCCCTGCCCGGAATCAGCGCCGGATACTGCAGCGTTGACCACGGCAAAACAGGCGTTGACCTACGACATCAAGGCGCTGATTGGCGTTAGCGCGATCGTGAACGTGCTGGGTGTGAACGGCATCGAGCGTTCTGTAGGCAAGGCACGGCGCGTGGTGGACAAACGGAAGTCGGGGCTTTAA
- the mltA gene encoding murein transglycosylase A produces MRFVRAAGAWLGALSVAVMLASCGGGGAVRPSVSPPTGAAIIPGQIAATRLTAVAWQQVPGWQDDSLIGATAALRQNCLRLARQPNWARACAAASQIDDLDVTSARAFFEAYFTPFQLANNDGTLDGLVTGYYEPLLRGSRTRHGVYQTALYRWPSGYRAGAPLPARAQLERAGVLNGNELVWVDDPIEAFFLQVQGSGRVVMEDGSVMRVGFGGTNNQPYKSIGRWLLDRGELTPAQATMQGIKAWARANPTRVDALLDTNPRFVFFREMPSAESVPSGGADGPIGALGVPLTPERSIAVDPTSIPLGTPVFLQTTRPLTNSPMNRLVFAQDTGSAIKGGVRADYFWGLGDDAGDLAGKMKQGGRMWLLLPNS; encoded by the coding sequence ATGCGTTTTGTCCGCGCGGCCGGAGCATGGCTCGGCGCGCTTTCGGTTGCGGTCATGCTGGCATCCTGCGGCGGCGGCGGCGCAGTCCGGCCTTCGGTTTCGCCGCCCACGGGTGCCGCAATCATACCTGGGCAAATCGCCGCGACGCGGCTCACCGCCGTGGCCTGGCAGCAGGTGCCAGGGTGGCAGGACGATTCGCTGATCGGCGCGACGGCAGCGTTGCGGCAAAACTGCCTGAGACTTGCGCGTCAACCGAACTGGGCTCGCGCATGCGCGGCGGCCTCGCAGATCGACGATCTGGACGTCACCAGCGCGCGGGCGTTTTTCGAGGCGTACTTCACGCCGTTCCAGTTAGCCAATAACGACGGCACGCTCGATGGTCTCGTCACCGGTTACTACGAGCCGTTGCTGCGCGGTTCGCGCACGCGGCATGGCGTATATCAGACGGCGCTGTACCGCTGGCCATCCGGTTATCGCGCGGGTGCGCCGCTGCCGGCGCGTGCGCAACTCGAGCGTGCGGGCGTGCTCAACGGCAATGAACTCGTGTGGGTCGACGATCCGATCGAAGCGTTCTTCCTGCAAGTGCAGGGCTCCGGGCGCGTCGTGATGGAAGACGGCAGCGTGATGCGGGTCGGATTTGGCGGGACGAACAATCAACCGTACAAGTCGATTGGGCGGTGGCTGCTCGATCGTGGTGAACTGACGCCGGCGCAGGCGACCATGCAGGGTATCAAGGCATGGGCGCGCGCGAACCCGACGCGGGTCGACGCATTGCTCGATACGAATCCGCGCTTTGTATTCTTCCGCGAGATGCCCTCTGCCGAGAGTGTGCCGAGCGGCGGGGCGGACGGTCCGATCGGTGCGTTGGGCGTGCCGCTGACGCCGGAGCGCTCGATCGCGGTGGATCCGACTTCGATTCCGCTGGGTACGCCGGTGTTCCTGCAGACCACGCGTCCGTTGACGAACTCGCCGATGAATCGTCTCGTCTTTGCGCAGGACACAGGCTCCGCGATCAAAGGCGGCGTACGCGCGGACTACTTCTGGGGCCTCGGCGACGATGCCGGCGATCTGGCCGGCAAGATGAAGCAGGGCGGCCGGATGTGGTTGTTGTTGCCGAATTCGTGA
- the apaG gene encoding Co2+/Mg2+ efflux protein ApaG, with product MSQYEFSVSAQVQFLPEESDPERRQYAFAYTLTIRNSGQVPAQLIARHWVITDSENNVQEVKGLGVVGHQPLLKPGEHFEYTSWAVIATPVGTMRGDYFCVAEDGERFDAPVPEFILRMPRTLH from the coding sequence ATGAGCCAGTATGAATTCAGCGTCTCGGCGCAGGTGCAGTTTCTGCCCGAAGAGTCGGACCCGGAGCGCCGCCAGTATGCGTTTGCGTACACGCTGACCATCCGTAATAGCGGTCAGGTGCCTGCGCAGTTGATCGCGCGTCATTGGGTGATCACCGACAGCGAAAACAATGTGCAGGAAGTGAAAGGGTTGGGCGTGGTCGGGCATCAGCCGCTGCTCAAGCCGGGCGAACACTTCGAATATACGAGTTGGGCGGTGATCGCGACACCCGTCGGGACCATGCGCGGCGACTATTTCTGCGTAGCGGAGGACGGCGAGCGTTTCGACGCACCCGTGCCCGAGTTCATTCTGCGGATGCCGCGCACTTTGCATTGA
- the rpe gene encoding ribulose-phosphate 3-epimerase — translation MTQFRIAPSILSADFARLGEEVRNVVAAGADWIHFDVMDNHYVPNLTIGPLVCEAIRPHVDVPIDVHLMVRPVDRIVPDFAKAGANLISFHPEGSDHIDRTLSLIRDHGCKAGLVFNPATSLSYLDYVMDKVDLVLIMSVNPGFGGQSFIPEALVKLREARKRIDAYKEKTGREIHLEVDGGVKVDNIAEIAAAGADTFVAGSAIFGAPDHKVVIDKMRAALANIQH, via the coding sequence ATGACGCAATTCCGCATCGCCCCCAGCATTCTGTCCGCCGATTTCGCCCGCCTCGGCGAAGAAGTCCGCAACGTTGTCGCCGCCGGCGCCGACTGGATTCACTTCGACGTGATGGACAACCATTACGTGCCGAACCTGACGATCGGCCCGCTCGTCTGCGAGGCGATCCGCCCGCACGTGGACGTGCCGATCGACGTGCATCTGATGGTGCGTCCGGTCGACCGCATCGTGCCGGACTTCGCCAAGGCCGGTGCGAACCTGATCAGCTTCCACCCGGAAGGCTCGGACCATATCGACCGCACGCTGTCGCTGATTCGCGACCACGGTTGCAAGGCCGGTCTCGTGTTCAACCCGGCCACCTCGCTGAGCTATCTGGACTACGTGATGGACAAGGTCGACCTGGTGCTGATCATGTCGGTGAATCCTGGCTTCGGCGGTCAATCGTTCATTCCCGAAGCGCTCGTTAAATTGCGCGAAGCGCGCAAGCGGATCGACGCCTACAAGGAAAAGACCGGCCGCGAGATCCATCTCGAAGTGGACGGCGGCGTCAAGGTCGACAACATCGCCGAGATCGCGGCGGCTGGCGCGGATACGTTCGTGGCAGGCTCGGCGATCTTCGGCGCGCCGGATCACAAGGTGGTGATCGACAAGATGCGCGCCGCGCTCGCCAACATCCAACACTGA
- a CDS encoding phosphoglycolate phosphatase: MTTPFPAPTFTGPRLQAAIIDLDGTMIDTADDFTAGLNGMLAQLDATETSREEVVGYIGKGSENLIRRVLAERFETDHAQDRFDEALAIYQEEYAKINGVHTRLYPEVEAGLSAMRDAGLKLACVTNKPHRFAVELLEQYGLSQYFSVVLGGDSLPKKKPDPLPMLTAAAELGVAPQATVAIGDSENDALAGRAAGMATLTLPYGYNHGRAIQEIKSDGIVASLLDAAKAIAAHHSTT, from the coding sequence ATGACGACTCCGTTCCCTGCTCCGACCTTCACCGGCCCGCGCCTGCAAGCCGCGATCATCGACCTCGACGGCACGATGATCGATACCGCAGACGATTTCACCGCCGGCCTGAACGGCATGCTTGCGCAACTCGACGCGACGGAAACCTCGCGCGAGGAAGTGGTCGGCTACATCGGTAAGGGTTCGGAGAATCTGATTCGCCGCGTGCTGGCCGAGCGCTTCGAAACGGACCACGCACAGGACCGTTTCGACGAAGCGCTCGCGATCTATCAGGAGGAGTACGCCAAGATCAACGGTGTGCACACGCGGCTGTACCCCGAGGTCGAAGCCGGTCTCAGCGCGATGCGCGACGCCGGCCTCAAACTCGCCTGCGTCACCAACAAGCCCCACCGTTTCGCGGTCGAATTGCTGGAGCAATATGGGCTCAGCCAGTATTTCAGCGTCGTGCTCGGCGGCGACAGCCTGCCGAAAAAGAAGCCAGATCCGCTGCCGATGCTCACCGCCGCCGCGGAGCTAGGCGTTGCGCCACAAGCCACGGTCGCCATCGGCGACTCGGAAAACGATGCGCTGGCAGGCCGCGCGGCGGGTATGGCAACGCTGACGCTGCCGTACGGCTACAACCACGGCCGAGCTATACAAGAAATAAAATCCGATGGTATAGTTGCCTCGCTGCTCGATGCCGCCAAGGCTATCGCAGCGCACCATTCCACGACCTGA
- the trpE gene encoding anthranilate synthase component I, protein MTELEFQSLANEGFNRIPLIAEALADLETPLSLYLKLAQPERNGANSFLLESVVGGERFGRYSFIGLPARTLLRTRNGVSEVVRDGQVVETHEGDPLEFIQQFQGRFKVAQRPGLPRFAGGLAGYFGYDAVRYIEKKLAHTAPNDDLNLPDIQLLLTEEVAVIDNLAGKLYLVVYSDPTQPEAYTKARQRLRELRQRLRTTVQPPVTSASVRTETYREFAKDDYLAAVRKAKEYIAAGELMQVQVGQRLTKPYRDNPLSLYRALRSLNPSPYMYYYNFGDFHVVGASPEILVRQEKRGEDRIVTIRPLAGTRPRGNTPERDAELATELLNDPKEIAEHVMLIDLARNDVGRIAQIGSVVVTDKMVIEKYSHVQHIVSSVEGKLKPGTTNFDVLRATFPAGTLSGAPKVRAMELIDELEPVKRGLYGGAVGYLSFTGEMDLAITIRTGVIANGNLYVQAAAGVVADSVPESEWQETENKARAVLRAAEQVQDGLDSDF, encoded by the coding sequence ATGACCGAACTCGAATTCCAGTCCCTCGCCAACGAGGGTTTCAATCGCATCCCGCTGATCGCCGAAGCGCTCGCCGACCTCGAAACGCCACTCTCGCTGTACCTGAAGCTGGCTCAGCCCGAGCGCAACGGCGCCAACTCGTTCCTGCTGGAATCGGTGGTGGGCGGCGAACGCTTTGGCCGCTATTCGTTCATCGGACTGCCGGCGCGCACGCTGCTGCGCACCCGCAACGGCGTGTCTGAAGTCGTACGGGACGGCCAGGTCGTCGAAACGCACGAGGGCGATCCGCTCGAATTCATCCAGCAATTCCAGGGCCGCTTCAAAGTGGCGCAACGCCCCGGTCTGCCGCGTTTCGCGGGCGGCCTTGCGGGCTACTTCGGCTATGACGCGGTGCGCTACATCGAGAAAAAGCTCGCGCACACCGCACCGAACGACGATCTGAACCTGCCGGACATTCAGTTGCTGCTCACGGAAGAAGTCGCGGTGATCGACAACCTCGCGGGCAAGCTGTACCTCGTGGTGTACTCGGACCCAACGCAGCCCGAGGCGTACACGAAAGCGAGGCAGCGTCTGCGTGAATTGCGTCAGCGCTTGCGCACGACCGTGCAGCCGCCGGTCACCTCGGCCAGCGTGCGCACCGAGACCTACCGCGAATTCGCGAAAGACGATTATCTGGCCGCCGTGCGCAAGGCGAAGGAATACATTGCCGCCGGCGAGCTGATGCAAGTGCAGGTCGGCCAGCGCCTGACCAAGCCTTACCGCGACAACCCGCTGTCGCTATACCGTGCGCTGCGCTCGCTGAATCCGTCGCCGTACATGTACTACTACAACTTCGGCGACTTCCACGTGGTCGGGGCGTCGCCGGAAATCCTGGTGCGCCAGGAAAAGCGCGGCGAGGACCGCATCGTGACGATCCGGCCGCTCGCCGGCACACGTCCGCGCGGCAATACGCCGGAACGCGACGCAGAACTCGCCACGGAACTGCTGAACGATCCGAAGGAAATCGCCGAACACGTCATGCTGATCGACCTCGCGCGTAACGACGTGGGCCGCATCGCCCAGATCGGCTCGGTGGTCGTCACCGACAAGATGGTGATCGAAAAGTACTCGCACGTGCAGCACATCGTGAGCTCGGTCGAAGGCAAGCTGAAGCCCGGCACCACCAATTTCGACGTGCTGCGCGCCACCTTCCCGGCCGGCACGCTGTCCGGCGCGCCGAAGGTGCGCGCGATGGAACTGATCGACGAACTGGAGCCCGTGAAGCGCGGCCTCTACGGCGGCGCCGTCGGCTATCTGTCGTTCACCGGCGAAATGGATCTGGCCATCACGATCCGCACCGGCGTGATCGCAAACGGCAATCTGTATGTGCAGGCGGCAGCGGGCGTAGTCGCGGATTCGGTGCCGGAATCCGAATGGCAAGAGACCGAGAACAAGGCGCGCGCCGTGCTGCGCGCCGCCGAGCAGGTTCAAGACGGCCTCGATAGCGACTTCTGA